One Micromonas commoda chromosome 7, complete sequence genomic window carries:
- a CDS encoding predicted protein yields MQQDECTFSFDTPLSPGGLLTNLATHRSVGVDFIDMERRLCAKHGDPSSLYLLQRWRRVKKPQEELDAKRDPTKLAIGVEGGFNVDDDGDYDVVKANFLRVYPAGIDVELPCEDLPFAEEVATWQEERRESRYADALVQEPSEGRKISPDPKRWKCAETGASENLWLNLSDGFIGSGRKNWDGSGGNGSALRHYEKCKAEGKEYPLAVKLGTITPAGADVYSYAADEDDMVTDCKLAEHLAHWGIDVMRMEKTEKSMAELQIDLNKGFEFDKITEAGAELAQASGARRVGLKNLGNTCYVNSVLQCLKEVAAYERRYCAGADAIFESSPADATGDFCTQMAKIAVGLVTDRYAKGSGSDDDAPAAAAAVQPRMFKAIVGKGHPEFSTGRQQDAVEYFQHLLEVMTRAERAETGRVGAIDGLKFTASQFEFEVEERVECVESGKVRYVTRRENVLPLEVPVDLATNKEDLDRERELKRQKTESGESGERHGDDDSVREPTRPIVPFDACLSAFAADETVDDFYSTALGRKGVAAKRARLKTMPPILAVQVRRYYVAEDWTPKKLDVLVPMPETVDVESVRATGLAPGEEELPTADADEGGGGPGAGAGGEPRAPVEPDASIVAQLVSMGFSENGSKRAAIATGNSSAEGAAEWVFAHMEDPDFNDPPTIPGGAGGQSGADASTGVGPQAPDPANVAMLASMGFAENHATAALAACDGNIERAADWLFSRADDLDAAVAEVNAAAGQSGGATSAPGDAESAGECEDGPGKYELFGIVSHMGGNTACGHYVAHVKIEGQWHIFNDRKVAISQKPPLELGYLYFYRRGA; encoded by the exons ATGCAACAGGACGAGTGCACGTTCAGCTTCGACACCCCGCTCTCCCCCGGCGGTCTCCTCACTAACCTCGCCACGCACAggtccgtcggcgtcgacttcATCGACATGGAGCGCCGCCTCTGCGCCAAGCACGGCGACCCTTCCTCGCTCTACCTGCTCCAGCGATGGCGCAGGGTGAAGAAGCCGCAGGAGGAGCTGGACGCGAAGAGGGACCCCACGAAGCTCGCCATCGGCGTGGAGGGCGGATtcaacgtcgacgacgacggcgactaCGACGTCGTCAAGGCCAACTTCCTGAGGGTGTACCCAGCCGGAATCGACGTGGAGCTCCCATGCGAAGATCTGCCTTTTGCC GAGGAGGTCGCCACGTGGCaagaggagcgccgcgagtcgcggtacgccgacgcgttggtGCAGGAACCGAGCGAGGGGCGCAAGATCTCTCCCGATCCGAAGCGATGGAAATGCGCCGAGACTGGCGCGAGTGAAAACCTGTGGCTCAACCTCTCCGACGGATTCATCGGCAGCGGCCGAAAAAACTGGGACGGCTCGGGTGGAAACGGCAGCGCCCTGCGCCACTACGAGAAGTGTAAAGCGGAGGGTAAGGAGTACCCGCTCGCGGTCAAGCTCGGCACCATCacgcccgccggcgcggacgtgtaCTCGTACGcagccgacgaggacgacatGGTGACGGATTGTAAACTCGCGGAGCACCTCGCACACTGGGGTATCGACGTCATGCGCATGGAGAAGACGGAGAAGTCCATGGCTGAGCTTCAGATTGACCTCAACAAGGGCTTCGAGTTCGATAAGATAacggaggcgggcgcggagctggcgcaggcgagcggcgccagACGCGTCGGGCTCAAGAACCTGGGCAACACGTGCTACGTGAATTCCGTCCTCCAGTGCCTCAAGGAGGTTGCCGcttacgaacgaaggtactgcgcgggcgccgacgccatcttcgagtcgtccccggcggacgcgaccggcgatTTCTGCACCCAGATGGCCAAGATCGCCGTCGGTTTGGTCACCGATCGATACGCAAAGGGTTCggggtccgacgacgacgcccccgccgccgccgccgccgtccagcCGAGAATGTTCAAGGCGATCGTCGGCAAGGGTCACCCCGAGTTTAGCACCGGCCGGCAGCAGGACGCGGTGGAGTACTTTCAGCACCTGCTCGAGGtgatgacgcgcgcggagcgagcCGAGACGGGACGCGTGGGCGCGATTGACGGTTTGAAGTTTACGGCGTCTCAGTTTGAGTTTGAGGTTGAGGAACGCGTCGAGTGCGTCGAGTCCGGCAAGGTTCGGTACGTGACCCGCCGCGAGAACGTGCTGCCCCTCGAGGTTCCGGTCGATTTGGCCACGAACAAGGAGGATTTggatcgcgagcgcgagttGAAACGGCAGAAGACGGAGAGCGGGGAGAGCGGGGAGCGCCACGGGGACGATGACTCTGTCCGCGAGCCCACGAGGCCCATCGTCCCGTTTGACGCGTGCCTgtccgccttcgccgcggacgagacggTGGACGATTTTTACTCCACCGCCTTGGGACGcaagggcgtcgcggcgaaacGCGCGAGGCTCAAGACCATGCCGCCGATCCTCGCGGTCCAGGTCAGACGGTActacgtcgccgaggactgGACCCCGAAGAAGCTAGACGTCTTGGTGCCCATGCCGGAGACTGTCGACGTCGAGAGCGTTCGGGCGACGGGGCTCGCGCCGGGAGAGGAGGAGCTGCCCACCGCGGATGCggacgaaggaggaggaggaccgggggcgggtgcgggcggcgagccgcgggcgcccgtggagcccgacgcgtccatcgtgGCGCAGCTGGTGTCTATGGGTTTCAGCGAGAACGGGAGCAAGCGAGCGGCGATCGCCACCGGAAACTCCTCCGCGGAGGGAGCCGCGGAGTGGGTCTTCGCCCACATGGAAGACCCGGACTTCAACGATCCCCCGACGatcccgggcggcgcgggcggccaATCGGGAGCTGACGCATCAACCGGCGTCGGGCCACAGGCGCCGGaccccgcgaacgtcgcgatgctcgcgtcgATGGGCTTTGCCGAAAAtcacgcgacggcggcgctcgccgcttGCGACGGGAacatcgagcgcgcggcggactgGCTCttctcccgcgccgacgacctcgacgccgcggttgCCGAGGTtaacgccgcggcgggccaATCGGGAGGTGCcacgtcggcacccggggacgccgaGTCGGCCGGCGAGTGCGAGGACGGGCCGGGCAAATACGAGCTCTTCGGGATTGTGTCGCACATGGGCGGCAACACCGCGTGCGGTCACTACGTCGCGCACGTCAAGATCGAGGGGCAGTGGCACATCTTCAACGATCGCAAGGTGGCGATCAGTCAGaagccgccgctcgagctggGCTACCTCTACTTCTacaggcgcggcgcgtga
- a CDS encoding predicted protein: MAFFGLEAYGSDDENGPSLSDSSDSDSDSEDAAAAIVAAAPVALGPEPPPEKSKPVTRPLPSALDLFDRVDKPPDFLTRPMDKLGYTPVYAPTKQAAADAYDVEEPRELAAKHRASATVSSAPKRYRADEIAAKERKMNEASMGDAERALRNGARGGGDALAMAVLGAAPKPTLGERQRGRPASGAMDVNEFLAKGPGALAPRKRGGNDRMDAERRKRQAGQNGRDSVEWKSEAEMVLRQQYD; this comes from the coding sequence ATGGCGTTCTTCGGGCTGGAGGCGTACGgaagcgacgacgagaacggtCCGTCTCTGAGCGACTCCAgcgactccgactccgactccgaggatgccgccgcggcgatcgtcgcggccgcgcccgtcgcgttggGTCCCGAACCACCGCCCGAGAAGAGCaagccggtgacgcgccctCTCCCGTCGGCACTCGATCTGTTCGACCGCGTGGACAAGCCCCCCGACTTCCTGACGCGCCCGATGGACAAGCTGGGGTACACGCCCGTGTACGCGCCGACgaagcaggcggcggcggacgcgtacgacgtggaggagccgcgcgagctcgcggcgaagcacagggcgtccgcgacggtctcgtccgcgcccaagAGGTACAGGGCggacgagatcgccgcgaaggaacGGAAGATGAACGAGGCGTCGATGGGGGACGCAGAGAGGGCGCTTCGgaacggcgcgcgcgggggcggcgacgcgctcgcgatggcggtgctcggcgcggcaCCCAAGCCCACGCTGGGCGAGAGACAGAGGGGCAGGCCGGCGTCGGGAGCGATGGACGTGAACGAGTTCCTCGCCAAGGGaccgggcgcgctcgcgccgaggaagagGGGCGGCAACGACCGGATGGACGCCGAACGGCGGAAGCGGCAGGCTGGACAGAACGGGCGAGACAGCGTGGAGTGGAAGAGCGAGGCGGAGATGGTACTCCGCCAGCAGTACGACTGA
- a CDS encoding predicted protein, which translates to MSRAHANVVAGEGDESDSDDEDWLDDVDVPELTAEDIRAAGLESPFVTPHVTPKAEASNGTFGGNVPAERREGAAGTAGVGAGVGTRVVPGDDAARDAGARDVGTTFQIGEPSVSAPAVRPAVVVPNTATQRKLATRIAAGRKAMYVKHASGRELASSFMRGTEEALSAAGAHCHDIDDSVRHLTANLAELASTGRTEWARVPEKSRPPPDIYDRALRG; encoded by the coding sequence ATGTCCCGCGCACACGCtaacgtcgtcgcgggcgagggcgacgagtccgacagcgacgacgaggactggctcgacgacgtcgacgtgcccgagctcaccgccgaggacatccgcgcggcgggtctcgaGTCCCCGTTCGTCACCCCCCACGTCACGCCCAAGGCTGAAGCCTCCAACGGGACGTTCGGCGGGAACGTTCccgccgaacgacgcgagggtgcaGCCGGGACGGCGGGCGTGGGGGCGGGAGTCGGcactcgcgtcgtccccggggatgacgccgcgagggacgcgggggcgagggacGTTGGGACGACGTTCCAAATCGGCGAACCGTCGGTGAGCGCCCCGGCGGTTcgtcccgccgtcgtcgtcccgaaCACCGCGACGCAACGGAAACTGGcgacgcgcatcgccgccgggagaAAAGCGATGTACGTGAAGcacgcgtcggggcgggagctcgcgtcgagctTCATGAGGGgcaccgaggaggcgctgtccgcggctggcgcgcaCTGCCACGACATCGACGACTCCGTCCGGCATCTCACGGcgaacctcgccgagctcgcgtccaCGGGGCGGACGGAgtgggcgcgggtgccggagaagtcgaggccgccgccggacatATACGACCGCGCCCtgcgaggatga